One genomic region from Jilunia laotingensis encodes:
- a CDS encoding TonB-dependent receptor, which translates to MKRKSILIALALMSIGSTQAEDVRKDTIKVIDVEEVIVIASPKENRKLRELPTASTLLSQKDMQANQVTNLKGLSAVVPNIFIPDYGSKLTSAIYIRGIGSRINTPSVGLYVDNIPYINQSAFDFNYSDIERIDVLRGPQGTLYGRNTMGGLIRVHTKSPFSYQGTDIRLGAATYGNYNASLTHYHRLSDQLAFSAGGFYEHADGFFKNSWLNNKKIDRINAGGGRLRSIYLPSENLKLDFNVNYEYSDQGGYPYFYTGKVDEADREKDERKDKIGLISYNDESSYYRNLLNASVNIEYQATNFTLSAVTGYQHLKDRMFLDQDFTEEDIFNLEQKQKLNTISEEIVLKSKPGRRWEWATGAFGFYQWLHTSGPVMFKERGIQSMLEDEINNHIPDMGKMGQMSVDITTSPLWVSGSFDTPIVNGALFHQSTFHDLLVKGLSLTIGLRLDYEKNSMTYSSRSDINYNFNMNSVMIKDPISQALSLAPAFNGKLDNDYLQLLPKFALQYEWKKGNSVYGTVSRGYRSGGYNVQMFSDLIKSSMRNGMQGQIKESLTEIFSHMQGMPPSVIDKILANIPGAGPEPDVAAATTFKPEYTWNYEVGAHLTLFDNRLFADMAAFYMDTRNQQVAKFAESGLGRVTVNAGKSRSYGAEIALRAAITDAFSLNANYGYTYATFREYAVDKNTNYKGNYVPFVPKHTLNAGAQYIFRIAPRHWLDRVQLNANYNAAGRIYWTEANNASQSFYGTLNGRVSLEKGNGAIAFWIRNALDKKYEAFYFESMGNGFMQKGRPMQLGIEVRCRF; encoded by the coding sequence ATGAAAAGAAAGAGCATTCTCATTGCCTTGGCTCTCATGTCGATAGGCAGCACACAAGCTGAAGATGTCCGGAAAGACACAATCAAAGTAATAGATGTGGAGGAGGTAATAGTCATTGCTTCCCCGAAGGAAAACCGCAAGTTACGCGAACTGCCTACCGCCAGCACACTTCTTTCACAAAAAGACATGCAGGCAAACCAAGTCACCAATCTGAAAGGACTGTCTGCCGTTGTGCCTAATATCTTTATTCCCGATTATGGCTCCAAACTGACTTCCGCCATTTATATCCGCGGCATCGGATCACGCATCAATACGCCTTCTGTAGGATTGTATGTAGACAACATCCCTTATATCAACCAATCCGCTTTTGATTTCAACTATTCGGACATAGAACGTATCGACGTACTCCGCGGTCCGCAAGGAACACTTTACGGCCGTAACACGATGGGCGGGCTTATCCGGGTACATACAAAATCCCCTTTCAGCTATCAAGGAACGGACATCCGTTTAGGGGCTGCCACTTATGGTAATTACAATGCATCACTAACCCACTACCACCGTCTTTCGGATCAATTAGCCTTCTCTGCCGGAGGATTCTATGAACATGCAGACGGTTTCTTTAAGAATTCATGGTTGAACAATAAAAAGATAGACCGCATCAATGCCGGTGGCGGCCGACTCCGCAGCATCTACTTGCCTTCTGAAAACCTGAAACTGGATTTTAACGTAAACTATGAATATAGCGACCAGGGAGGATATCCGTACTTCTATACCGGTAAAGTTGACGAAGCTGACAGGGAAAAAGATGAACGTAAAGACAAAATAGGCCTGATCTCATACAACGATGAAAGCAGCTATTACCGTAATTTGCTGAATGCAAGCGTCAACATCGAATATCAGGCTACTAATTTCACACTGAGTGCAGTGACCGGATACCAACACCTGAAAGACCGCATGTTTCTTGATCAGGATTTTACAGAAGAAGACATCTTCAATTTGGAACAGAAACAGAAGCTGAACACGATCTCTGAAGAAATCGTCCTCAAGTCAAAACCGGGCAGAAGATGGGAATGGGCTACCGGAGCTTTCGGCTTCTACCAATGGCTGCATACAAGCGGTCCGGTAATGTTTAAAGAAAGAGGTATACAAAGCATGCTGGAGGATGAGATAAACAACCATATTCCGGATATGGGCAAAATGGGGCAGATGAGCGTGGATATCACCACTTCCCCACTCTGGGTAAGTGGAAGCTTCGACACCCCGATAGTTAATGGTGCCCTTTTTCATCAATCCACTTTCCACGATTTATTGGTGAAAGGACTTTCTCTCACAATCGGGTTACGACTGGATTATGAAAAGAATTCCATGACATATTCGTCACGAAGCGACATCAATTATAACTTTAACATGAACAGTGTCATGATCAAAGATCCGATTAGCCAGGCACTCTCTCTGGCTCCTGCCTTCAATGGCAAATTGGATAATGATTATTTGCAATTACTTCCCAAATTTGCCTTACAGTATGAATGGAAAAAGGGAAATAGCGTTTATGGCACAGTCTCGCGCGGGTATCGTTCCGGAGGATACAATGTCCAGATGTTTTCCGACCTGATTAAAAGTAGTATGAGAAACGGCATGCAAGGTCAGATCAAAGAATCACTGACCGAGATTTTCAGTCACATGCAGGGAATGCCGCCCAGCGTAATAGACAAAATTCTAGCTAACATTCCCGGTGCCGGTCCCGAACCGGATGTGGCAGCAGCAACTACTTTTAAACCGGAATATACATGGAATTATGAGGTAGGGGCACATTTAACACTATTCGATAATCGGCTGTTTGCGGACATGGCAGCTTTCTATATGGATACGCGCAACCAACAAGTGGCCAAATTTGCAGAAAGCGGTTTAGGACGTGTCACCGTAAATGCCGGAAAGAGTCGCAGTTATGGCGCAGAGATTGCCTTACGTGCCGCTATTACAGATGCTTTCAGCCTGAATGCCAATTATGGTTATACCTATGCTACGTTCAGGGAGTATGCAGTAGACAAGAATACCAATTATAAAGGCAACTATGTACCTTTTGTGCCTAAGCATACTCTCAATGCAGGCGCTCAATATATCTTCCGAATCGCTCCCCGCCATTGGTTGGATCGGGTACAACTAAACGCCAACTACAATGCAGCCGGACGCATCTATTGGACAGAGGCCAACAATGCCAGCCAATCGTTCTACGGGACACTGAACGGCCGAGTAAGCCTTGAGAAAGGAAACGGTGCCATCGCTTTTTGGATTCGCAACGCATTGGATAAGAAGTATGAAGCTTTCTATTTCGAAAGTATGGGAAACGGATTTATGCAAAAAGGACGCCCAATGCAATTGGGTATAGAAGTACGTTGCCGATTTTAA
- a CDS encoding peptidase U32 family protein: MIKQRKIELLAPAKNLECGIEAINHGADAVYIGAPKFGARAAAVNSLEDIAALVEYAHLYNVRIYVTVNTILKEEELKETEAMIKELYRVGVDALIVQDMAITQLDLPPIPLHASTQMDNRTVEKVKFLAEAGFRQVVLARELTLGEIGKIHEACPDTPLEVFVHGALCVSYSGQCYVSQACFGRSANRGECAQFCRLPFSMVDADGKVIVKNKHLLSLKDLNQSDELEALLDAGASSLKIEGRLKDVSYVKNVTAAYRQKLDAIFVRRKEYARASSGVCHLDFRPQLDKSFSRGFTNYFLHGRDKSISSFDTPKSLGEEMGTMKEARGNYLTVAGIKSFNNGDGVCYIDEQGRLQGFRINRVEGNKLYPQEMPRIKPRTVLYRNFDQEFERVLSRKSSERKIAVVILLSENNFGFSLSLTDEDDNSITLTLPRDKELARTPQEENLRNQLSKLGNTPFEATRIDVDFKENWFIPASVLTDLRRQAVDKLITARRMTYQREIAVFKPTTHAYPQQTLTYLGNVMNARAASFYKDHGVQAIAPAYEKQPVEEAILMFCKHCLRYSMGWCPIHHRERSPYREPYYLIGTDGKQFRLSFDCKNCQMTIGKEERGES; the protein is encoded by the coding sequence ATGATAAAACAGCGTAAGATAGAACTTTTGGCTCCTGCCAAGAATCTGGAATGTGGCATAGAGGCCATCAATCATGGTGCGGATGCCGTTTATATCGGAGCGCCGAAGTTCGGGGCACGTGCCGCTGCGGTTAATTCACTCGAGGACATTGCCGCTTTGGTGGAGTATGCGCATTTATATAATGTACGTATCTACGTTACCGTCAACACGATTCTCAAAGAGGAGGAACTTAAGGAGACGGAAGCGATGATAAAGGAGCTTTACCGGGTAGGGGTGGATGCTTTGATTGTTCAGGATATGGCTATCACGCAACTTGATTTGCCTCCTATTCCACTTCATGCCAGTACGCAAATGGATAACCGCACGGTAGAAAAAGTGAAATTTCTCGCCGAAGCCGGATTCCGTCAGGTGGTGCTTGCCCGTGAACTCACTTTGGGAGAGATCGGCAAGATTCATGAGGCTTGTCCCGATACGCCTCTTGAGGTCTTTGTACACGGTGCTTTATGTGTCAGCTACAGCGGTCAGTGTTATGTCAGTCAAGCCTGCTTCGGCAGAAGTGCTAACCGGGGTGAATGTGCGCAGTTTTGTCGTTTGCCTTTCAGTATGGTGGATGCGGATGGCAAAGTGATTGTGAAAAACAAACATCTTCTTTCATTGAAGGATCTCAATCAAAGTGACGAACTGGAGGCTTTGCTCGATGCCGGTGCATCTTCTTTGAAAATAGAGGGACGGCTGAAAGATGTTTCTTATGTGAAGAATGTGACGGCAGCTTACCGTCAAAAGCTGGATGCCATTTTTGTACGTCGGAAAGAGTATGCCCGCGCTTCTTCCGGTGTGTGCCATCTGGATTTTCGTCCTCAGCTAGATAAGAGTTTCAGCCGTGGCTTTACAAACTATTTCTTGCATGGACGGGATAAAAGTATATCCTCTTTCGATACTCCGAAGTCGCTTGGTGAGGAGATGGGAACGATGAAAGAGGCACGTGGAAATTACCTTACTGTGGCTGGGATCAAATCGTTCAATAACGGTGACGGTGTATGTTATATTGATGAGCAAGGTCGGTTGCAGGGGTTTCGTATCAATCGTGTGGAAGGCAACAAGCTCTATCCACAGGAGATGCCTCGCATCAAACCTCGTACGGTGCTTTATCGTAACTTCGACCAGGAATTTGAACGGGTGCTATCTCGTAAATCGTCTGAAAGGAAGATAGCAGTGGTCATCCTGCTTTCGGAAAATAACTTCGGCTTTTCCCTGTCACTGACGGATGAGGATGATAACAGCATAACTCTGACGTTGCCTCGTGATAAAGAACTAGCCCGCACGCCACAGGAGGAAAACCTCAGGAACCAACTTTCCAAATTGGGTAATACTCCCTTTGAAGCGACACGGATCGATGTGGATTTTAAAGAGAACTGGTTTATTCCTGCTTCTGTGCTTACAGATTTACGTCGCCAAGCGGTGGATAAGCTAATAACTGCCCGAAGGATGACTTATCAACGGGAAATAGCAGTTTTTAAACCTACTACTCATGCTTATCCCCAACAGACACTTACATATCTTGGGAATGTCATGAATGCCCGTGCCGCTTCCTTTTATAAAGATCATGGTGTGCAGGCAATTGCCCCGGCATATGAAAAACAGCCTGTAGAAGAAGCTATCCTAATGTTTTGTAAGCATTGTTTGCGCTATAGTATGGGATGGTGTCCCATTCATCATCGTGAGCGTTCTCCCTACCGGGAACCCTATTATCTAATAGGAACCGATGGTAAGCAGTTCCGGTTGTCATTCGATTGCAAAAACTGCCAAATGACAATTGGAAAAGAAGAGAGAGGGGAGAGTTAA
- the metA gene encoding homoserine O-acetyltransferase MetA — translation MPLNLPDKLPAIELLKEENIFVIDNSRATQQDIRPLRIIILNLMPLKITTETDLVRLLSNTPLQVEISFMKIKSHTSKNTPVEHMKAFYTDFDAMRDEKYDGMIITGAPVEQMDFEEVNYWDEITGIFDWARTHVTSTLYICWAAQAGLYHHYGIPKYSLNQKMFGVFKHRTLDPLHPIFRGFDDEFYVPHSRHTEVRKEDILKVPELTLLSESDESGVYMVMARGGREFFVTGHSEYSPLTLDTEYRRDLEKGLPIEMPRNYYINDDPDRGPVVRWRGHANLLFSNWLNYFVYQETPYNINDIE, via the coding sequence ATGCCATTAAATTTACCCGATAAGTTACCTGCAATAGAATTACTGAAAGAAGAAAATATCTTTGTGATAGATAATTCGCGTGCTACGCAACAAGATATCCGTCCCTTGCGGATTATTATTCTCAACCTGATGCCGTTGAAAATCACTACTGAAACGGATCTGGTACGTTTATTGTCGAATACGCCCCTACAGGTAGAAATATCGTTTATGAAGATAAAGAGTCATACTTCTAAAAATACGCCGGTCGAACATATGAAAGCGTTCTATACCGATTTTGACGCAATGCGTGATGAGAAGTATGACGGTATGATTATCACCGGTGCCCCAGTGGAACAAATGGATTTTGAGGAGGTCAACTATTGGGACGAGATTACCGGTATATTCGACTGGGCGCGTACCCATGTCACGTCTACGCTTTACATTTGTTGGGCTGCCCAAGCCGGGTTGTATCATCACTATGGCATTCCTAAATACTCTTTAAATCAGAAGATGTTCGGGGTTTTTAAGCATCGGACGCTCGATCCGTTGCATCCTATTTTCCGTGGATTCGATGATGAATTCTATGTGCCTCACAGCCGTCATACAGAAGTGCGGAAAGAGGACATCCTCAAAGTTCCGGAACTGACTTTACTTTCCGAATCGGATGAATCGGGCGTATACATGGTAATGGCTCGTGGAGGGCGTGAGTTTTTCGTAACTGGTCATTCGGAATATTCTCCGTTGACACTCGATACGGAATATCGTCGCGATCTTGAAAAGGGGCTTCCCATAGAAATGCCGCGTAATTATTATATAAACGATGATCCCGACCGTGGGCCTGTGGTTCGTTGGCGGGGGCATGCCAATCTTTTATTCTCCAACTGGCTGAACTATTTCGTATACCAGGAAACACCTTATAATATTAATGACATCGAATGA
- a CDS encoding porin family protein, translating to MKRIVLLLIVSLLTAGVFAQKRKVQNRPYIDQRVWHYGFLAGIHMQDLKFVNNGFVTEDGQVWFADIPEYSPGFSVGVLGELYLNQYMSLRLIPTLHFGDKKVIFREQTSGDQESQNVKSAYLSLPINVKFSAERFNNYRPYAVLGLSPTYDLSVKKSRPLLVKPFDCYIEVGLGCDLYLPFFKLIPELKFCFGLSNILEKNRTDLTDKSLMKFTESIGKVKSRMIVLTFYFE from the coding sequence GTGAAACGAATCGTACTACTCCTCATTGTTTCGCTCCTGACTGCTGGCGTTTTTGCTCAGAAGCGTAAGGTACAGAACCGCCCCTATATTGACCAGCGGGTCTGGCATTACGGATTTTTAGCCGGTATCCACATGCAGGATCTTAAATTTGTGAACAATGGTTTTGTGACAGAAGACGGGCAAGTATGGTTTGCCGATATTCCCGAATATTCACCGGGATTCTCTGTAGGGGTTTTGGGGGAGTTATACCTTAATCAATATATGTCCCTGCGTCTGATCCCTACGTTGCATTTTGGAGATAAAAAGGTTATTTTCAGAGAACAGACAAGTGGCGACCAAGAGTCACAGAATGTGAAATCGGCTTATTTATCTCTTCCCATCAATGTGAAATTCAGTGCGGAACGATTTAATAATTACCGTCCTTATGCAGTACTCGGTTTAAGTCCTACATATGATTTGAGCGTGAAAAAATCTCGTCCCTTACTAGTGAAACCTTTTGATTGTTACATTGAAGTGGGGCTTGGATGCGACCTTTACCTTCCCTTTTTTAAATTAATACCGGAACTTAAGTTCTGCTTCGGATTGTCCAATATTTTGGAAAAGAATCGTACGGATCTTACCGATAAATCATTGATGAAGTTTACCGAATCTATCGGTAAGGTGAAGTCGCGTATGATCGTATTGACTTTCTACTTCGAATAA
- a CDS encoding DUF362 domain-containing protein gives MAYVISDDCIACGTCIDECPVGAISEGDIYSINPDMCTDCGTCADVCPSEAIHPAE, from the coding sequence ATGGCTTACGTAATTAGTGACGATTGTATTGCTTGCGGAACTTGTATCGACGAGTGTCCGGTAGGAGCAATTTCTGAAGGCGATATCTATTCAATCAACCCTGACATGTGTACAGATTGTGGTACTTGTGCAGATGTTTGCCCTTCTGAAGCAATTCACCCGGCAGAATAA
- a CDS encoding sulfatase, whose protein sequence is MNKQILFSVTLASLTIANGNAQKQNSLERVSRQPNIILFLVDDMGWQDTSLPFWTQETHYNEVYETPNMERLAKKGMMFTQAYACNISSATRCSLITGANACRHRVTNWTLERDKATDRSSETIQVPDWNYNGVSQVPGTPNTFVGTSFVELLKQNGYHTIHCGKAHFGSIDTPGENPTHWGFEVNIAGHAAGGLATYLSEKNYGHSRDGKPYSLMAIPGLENYWGTGVFATEALTQEAIKALDRAKKYNQPFYLYMAHYAIHVPVDKDMRFYPKYVRKGLSDKEAAYASLIEGMDKSLGDLMDWVEKNGEADNTVILFMSDNGGLAAEPAWRDGTPHTQNYPLNSGKGSLYEGGIREPMIVSWPGVVAADTRCDKYLMIEDFYPTILEIAGIKNYKTVSPVDGISFMPLLKGMGDPSKGRTLVWNFPNIWGNDGPGINLDCAIRQDDWKLVYYYETGKKELFNIPDDIGEKNNVADQNPEIVTHLSKQLGNYLRATGAQRPSFKLTNKPCPWPDEI, encoded by the coding sequence ATGAATAAGCAAATCCTTTTTAGTGTTACTTTGGCATCACTAACCATCGCAAATGGCAATGCGCAAAAGCAGAATTCTTTAGAACGGGTAAGCAGGCAGCCTAATATTATCCTTTTTCTTGTGGACGATATGGGATGGCAAGATACTTCCTTACCTTTTTGGACGCAGGAAACTCATTATAATGAGGTTTATGAAACTCCCAATATGGAGCGTTTGGCAAAGAAAGGAATGATGTTTACGCAAGCATATGCCTGTAACATCAGCTCCGCTACCCGATGCAGTCTGATTACAGGTGCCAATGCTTGCCGCCATCGGGTGACCAATTGGACATTGGAAAGAGATAAGGCTACGGATCGTAGCAGTGAGACCATACAAGTACCTGACTGGAATTATAATGGTGTGAGCCAAGTACCGGGTACTCCTAATACATTTGTCGGCACTTCTTTTGTCGAACTATTGAAACAGAACGGATACCACACCATTCACTGCGGCAAAGCTCATTTCGGATCTATAGATACTCCCGGTGAGAATCCTACTCATTGGGGTTTTGAAGTCAATATAGCCGGACACGCAGCCGGAGGGTTGGCGACTTATCTCAGTGAAAAGAACTATGGGCATTCAAGAGATGGCAAACCTTATTCATTAATGGCTATTCCCGGTTTGGAGAATTATTGGGGAACCGGTGTGTTTGCTACGGAAGCTTTGACGCAGGAAGCCATCAAAGCATTGGATAGGGCAAAGAAATACAACCAACCCTTCTATTTATATATGGCGCATTATGCCATCCATGTACCGGTTGATAAAGACATGCGCTTTTATCCAAAATATGTCAGAAAGGGATTGAGTGACAAAGAAGCAGCTTATGCTTCCTTGATCGAAGGCATGGACAAGAGTTTGGGCGACTTGATGGACTGGGTGGAGAAGAATGGTGAAGCCGATAATACAGTCATTCTTTTTATGAGTGATAATGGGGGATTGGCAGCAGAACCTGCATGGCGTGATGGCACGCCACATACGCAAAACTATCCTTTGAACAGTGGAAAGGGCTCTTTGTATGAAGGCGGAATTCGTGAACCGATGATTGTCAGTTGGCCCGGTGTCGTTGCCGCTGATACCCGTTGTGATAAATATCTCATGATTGAGGATTTTTATCCTACCATACTCGAGATAGCCGGAATCAAAAACTATAAAACGGTGAGTCCGGTAGATGGGATAAGTTTTATGCCGTTACTGAAAGGTATGGGAGATCCATCCAAAGGCCGTACTTTGGTCTGGAACTTTCCTAATATCTGGGGAAATGACGGACCTGGTATAAATTTGGATTGTGCGATCCGTCAAGACGATTGGAAACTGGTTTACTATTATGAAACGGGAAAGAAAGAGCTGTTTAATATCCCTGATGATATCGGTGAGAAAAATAACGTTGCTGACCAGAATCCGGAGATTGTAACACACCTTTCAAAACAATTAGGCAATTATTTGCGTGCAACAGGCGCACAGCGTCCGAGTTTCAAATTGACTAATAAACCCTGTCCGTGGCCGGATGAAATATAA